The stretch of DNA AGAAACAGAAAGGGCTGTCTGAAAGACCTCTGGGCAGCGGTGCTGACAATCTTGAGGTTACAGAAGAGCGCCCTAGGCAAGAACTAGTAAACAACCCACCTGCTAAGGAAGCCTCATGTGTTTTTGTGAGCAAAGGAGATGACCTAGAAGCAGTCAGAGGCGAGCTGATCAAGGTTCAGTCATATCCCTTAATATTTACTCACTGTATTTCATCCAGCATACAATCTCGTAGCATAAATGTGAACTGTGTTGTGGGAGTCTATGTTACACTTACACACAAGTTGGTGTTCCAGGGATTCCTTGAAATTGATACTGGAGGAAGGATAATTGGGATAAAAGAAATGGGGGAATTGGATGAGAAGGCATTCGAGGCTGCTTGTCTTGCAAAAGTGCCTCCTGAAGAAGTTGGTGCAGCATCTTCTCAGTTATATGCATCATGGAAGCAGCAACTTGGTGACCTAAGTTGGTATCCTTTCAAGGCTATCACAATTGATGGCAACCATCAGGTATGTCAATTCTAGAATGCTTCTTGGTACTATCATACAGGTTTTCTGAAGGGTAATAGACTATGTGGTGCTTACATTACCAGGAGATCGTGAATATTGATGATGATAAGCTGCAAGAGCTGAAGAGGGCATGGGGTTCTTGTGCTTATAATGCTGTGGTTAACGCATTGGTGGAGATGAAAGAGTACGGCCGCCTAAATGACAGAAGCATTGCCTATGAGCTATGGAACTTCAAGGAAGGGAGGAGGGCTACTACAAGGGAGTGCGTCGACTACTTGTCGActcaggtgaagaggctgactGTGACGAAGCGCAGAAAGACACGCAGGTAGTGCAACATTGTCCTAGACTGATTTTCTATTGTATAATTGCTCTGGGAGGATAAACTTGtggcatttaattatag from Sorghum bicolor cultivar BTx623 chromosome 8, Sorghum_bicolor_NCBIv3, whole genome shotgun sequence encodes:
- the LOC110429719 gene encoding factor of DNA methylation 2-like isoform X2, yielding MAEDTGMSGLLGALATKVDLKLSLLKDVMAEYTEIKRVINGLAEEKVRLQQEKERLQHEKEMLQHEEQSNGETLAAMKEDLLASKDTLVAARDALVASAEEISQKNSCLEFLKKKLQESEAKNNQAEQLCGSAMDTMYIQPRGVQTRSMQKRKILSEGPLDYGADENEHTSHLDGPSRSPLELLANLSAPTGSMEKQKGLSERPLGSGADNLEVTEERPRQELVNNPPAKEASCVFVSKGDDLEAVRGELIKGFLEIDTGGRIIGIKEMGELDEKAFEAACLAKVPPEEVGAASSQLYASWKQQLGDLSWYPFKAITIDGNHQEIVNIDDDKLQELKRAWGSCAYNAVVNALVEMKEYGRLNDRSIAYELWNFKEGRRATTRECVDYLSTQVKRLTVTKRRKTRR
- the LOC110429719 gene encoding factor of DNA methylation 2-like isoform X1, whose amino-acid sequence is MAEDTGMSGLLGALATKVDLKLSLLKDVMAEYTEIKRVINGLAEEKVRLQQEKERLQHEKEMLQHEEQSNGETLAAMKEDLLASKDTLVAARDALVASAEEISQKNSCLEFLKKKLQESEAKNNQAEQLCGSAMDTMYIQPRGVQTRSMQKRKILSEGPLDYGADENEHTSHLDGPSRSPLELLANLSAPTGSMEKQKGLSERPLGSGADNLEVTEERPRQELVNNPPAKEASCVFVSKGDDLEAVRGELIKGFLEIDTGGRIIGIKEMGELDEKAFEAACLAKVPPEEVGAASSQLYASWKQQLGDLSWYPFKAITIDGNHQEIVNIDDDKLQELKRAWGSCAYNAVVNALVEMKEYGRLNDRSIAYELWNFKEGRRATTRECVDYLSTQVKRLTVTKRRKTRRWSGVA